The DNA window ACAAACACTCCCAATATTTCACCAACTCACCACAATAAAGTTCGCTTCTAGTTTGCACCACTGTCTAATGCAAGTTAGGCTATTACTGCAAGATGTCTGCCCTAAAAGTGATTCAGGGATCTACCTTACACTTTTGTTATTTCCAGTCCTTCATTTCCAGCAGCAAGGACGTGAGTGAGCTTGAAAGATgagggggattttttttaactacgATTTTTTTTATCTGAGTGTATTTGATACACAGTATCACATTAGTTTCCaatgtataacatagtgatttgacaaatcTGGATGTTATGCTGTGCTCCCAAGTGCAGCTATCATCTGTCACCTACAGTATCATTGACTTTATTCCCTGTTCTGTggcttttattcctgtgacttattcattctataacggGAACCTGTATCTTCTATGCCCCTTCAcacattttgcccatcccccaactCTGCTTCCCTCTGGCAATTGTTTCCTGTTTACcgacttgtttattcatttatgtttttgagattccacatatgaatgaaatcattttttaaagattttatttatttatctatcacacacacatacacacacacaggcagagacacaggcagagggagaagcaggctccatgcagggagcccgacgtgggactcgatcccgggactccagaatcttGCCTTGAGccgagggcaggcgctaaacccctgagccacccagggatcccctgaaatcatatttctttcttagtctgatttatttcactaagcataatatcctctaggtctacccatgttgtcacaaatgacacaATCTCCTTtcttatggctgcataatatttatgtgtgtgtatgtgtgtactcacaccacatctttatccattcatctgctgatggataAGGCTTTCCATACCTCGactattgtaaatattgtaaTAGACATAGGGGTATCTATGTCGttgaattagtgtttccattttctctgggtaaatacccaggagtagaattactggatcaggTGGTgttcctattttaaatttttttgaggaatttccgcACTATTTTCCACGGTGGCTGTCGCAATTTGCATTCGCACCAACAGCGCatgaggcttcctttttctccccatctttgttacttttttttaataaagatttatttattcatgagagagagagagagagaggcagagacacaggcagaaggagaagcaggctccacgcagggagcccaacatgagattcgatcctgggtcctcaggatcacgccccgggctgaaggtggcgctaaaccactgagccacccaggctgccccccatcTTCGTTACTTGTTATTTCTCGTCTTTTTGGTTTTAGCCcatctgacaggtgtaaggtgatacctcattgtgatttttatttgcttttttctgatgattagtgattttcAGCATATTCTCATGTCTCTTGGCCAGAAGATGAGAATTTATGACGAAAACTGGATGTGGCTTAGGATGCTTCTGCCCAGATTCCATTGGCTACAACCCAACCATGAAGTCCTTACCcaactgcaagggaggctggaaaatgCAGTCTTCCTGTAGGCCCAAACAGAGGAAATGGATAATATCCAACCAATTTTGCCAAGTATCTTTACATCCTGGTAACTTTATTtcaaaggatttatttctggactgaCATTTCTGGACTATGAAATTTGAATATTGTGTGAGATCACTTGCATAAGGACCATAATAATTCCTATTTCTGTCAGCAGAGTAAGAATACTTAGCACCATTCTTGTTTTTCTAAATCTCCCCTCTGTGAGTGCTAGAAGACTAGAACTAAATTGACCAGATTCTTTTGTCAACTGGGTCCTGGTTTAACTTCTACCAATAAGAGGCATTCTCACTGTGAAATCAGGAAGGGCAAAGAAAGCAAGCAGCCTTTATTTCGTTACACACGGAACGACGGCAGGTCGTGTCAATCACACGTTGACAGATGGCAGAATGGCATGCGCAGTGGCTTCCAGGTGATGTCCGGCATTGTGCAGAGATTACTGGCAGTGGTTTTCCCTGAAATTCCTGCATCCCTGGATTTCTAAAAGTCagccatgatttctttttttttttttaatttttatttatttatgatagtcacacagagagagagagaggcagagacacaggcagagggagaagcaggctccacgcaccgggagcccgacgtgggattcgatcccgggtctccaggatcgtgccctgggccaaaggcaggcgccaaaccgctgtgccacccagggatccctcagccaTGATTTCTACTGACTTTTTCCTTTAGATAGTTTAGTGAGCATCTCATTTCTTATATAAAATctcttcctgggatccctgagtggctcagcggtttagcgcctgcctttggcccagggcgcgaccctggagacccgggattgagtcccacgtcgggcatcccggtgcgtggagcctgcttctccctctgcctatgtctctgtctctctctctctgtgtgactatcataaataaataaaaattaaaaaaataaaataaaatctcttcctacttgaaatatttaaggcattttttttccagacCAAGAACTTACACATCAACTTAGCATTTGTTTTTGGTCTTTAATAGCCCATATTTttccacatataactttttaattctttatttcaaatatatgtatgttgTATGTTAGAGCTATGGAGCTGCTATCTGCCCAAGACTTGACATAAATATTCTGTAAaacttctaatttttatattttaaagtcattaatccatctggaattagCTTTTGCATATGTTGTGAGTACtagtataatttattaaatacattttcccaCCTAACTGAAATACTATACATGTCCCAAATGGCTGGATCTATTTCTAGGCTATGCTGTCTATTCCAatgatctatttgtttattcctaAGCAATGCCATAGAGCGTTATTTGCTGTGGctttataagatattttaataattggtttataaatttaaattcagtggaAATCATCTAACACAATAATTTGTGCTACCAGCTTAACTTAGTTCTATACAGAACTCAAAATAATACTgttctatctcaaaaaaaaaaaaaaaaaaaagaaaaaaaatactgttctatCTCTATTCATGTATTTGAACTTCCTACAAATGTTAATAACAGAAATAACTAAATGCTTGGCTAATATAAGGCAGCAATGGTCAGTCCTAACCTGATCCAAATGCTTGAGAAGGAGCAGGTTGTCTTCTCACTGACCACTGTTATCCTAAATGAATGCTAGAAAACCGAATTGGTTATGTTATTGTAATCAtatgctactttttaaattcatatatagtttatatataggACTCCATAAGagattttgtttataaaatgggtACAATTATTTTAGTGTTCAAATTATTGGTCTAATATATAAACTTGTGTTGCCTTCAGTATCAATCATTCAACTGTCTGCTTCTTTTActgagataaaatttacataacaGAGTTCCCCCTTTAGAGTGTTCAATTtgatagtttttagtatattcacaaagttttaCATTGATCACCATTATCTATTCCTCTTtgggtttttattattaaaaaatgggtaagCAAAAGTACAattttcactcaataaatatcatttGATCCTTATACAGTTTTGTTACAGAAAGTAAAGTCCATGATTTTAGAATGATGGTAGTAATTTATCAACCAAGTAATCAATTTTCACACAGTTTCAATAACTGCAGCAATTTCCTTGAACTGTCTGTAGAAATTCtggagataaaaaggaaaaagaatattaactTAGCTTTTACAGAATATATAAGTAGTTCTCTTACTTATACCTGACCACTAAAGACCATATGACATGTTAAATTTGCATGTTGATGTTTATATCACTAATATTATTTGGaagttataaaaaacaaacaggtgcAATTTGGTACCACAAGCATAAATACTATTGTAGCATTGGATAATTAGTTcataactaaaattttttaaagcacaaaagaaAGCTCTTTTTTGAGATCATACCAGGTAGATTAAATACCCAAAACGTAGGcaatgaagataaaaacaaaaatgacagtttgggggggggggggggtgcctggctggcttagccagtagagcatgcaactctttttttagattttatttatttattttagagagcagatggaggggcagagaaggcagagggacaagcagactccattctgagTGTGGaaccgacacagggctcaatctcacaaccctgagatcatgacctgagcagaaaacaaaagtgcagttctttaaaaagattaaaaaaaaaaaaaaaaaaaaagggacacctgggtggctcattggttgagcatctgccttggactcaagtcatgatccctgggtcctgggatgaagtacagcatcaggttccccacagagagcctacctctccccctgcctctcttttgtctctcatgaatagataaaatcttaaaaaaaaaaaaaaaaaaaaaaaggaaataaagttcaGTTTCCaggtttcaaagcattttaaatcTAGTGAGAAAGACTGTGTATCAGGGTGAGTCAGCTGTCTTCTTTAAGATACAGGTTTAGTTACAATAAGAAAGACCTGGgttgcctgcgtggctcagtggttgagtgtctgcctttggctcagggcatgatcccaaagtcccaggattgagtcttgcaCCTGGCTTTttccatggaacctgcttctccctctggctatgtctctgtctctctctgtgtcttccatgaataaataaataaaatcttaaaaaaaaaaaaaataagaaagacccACACTGACAATGGCTTATATGATAGAAgcatatttccttttcatttaaaaattaagctgggggcagcccagatggcccCGCGGTtgagtgctgcctttggcccagggcgtgatcctggagacctggaatcaaatcccacatagaGTCCCACATGCCCGcaggtatggagcctgcttctccctctgcctgtgtctctgccattctctctctctctgtgtgtctcttatgaataaataaatagaatcttaaaaaaaaattaagctggtATGGTTGTTCTCCTATAAAAGTcatctatttttccatctcccaAATTTCCAAAAGAAGGAGCAAacaaattctgttttcctttcttctctacctGCCATGAAGCTAGGAGGCAAATTTGAAACTTAACCTCAGCAATTAGGATACTCTCTAATGATTtacatatttgcattttccttcttACTTGGTCTTAGTTCTCTATTTTGCTACTtacaagtatatatattttaatttatatgtaaattcatTATGGAAGGAAGCCAGATGTAACTATTATTAATGGTCAAAATTTCTGTtacaaaaaagacataaattgaAAGCTCAAAAAATGTTCCTATGCTCTCAATGCTGCAATGTGACTAACAGGCTCTGGATTGGTTAAAAGCCATGTAAAAAACCTTCTTTTAAGAGATTTGTCCCATTTGTGATTCTTTTCCTAGAGGGAAAATTCTTAGAGGTGGAATCAGAGAGCATGAATGCtatcagaaaaattagaaataggcCAAGATTGTGAATTATATAAAGGAatggatgaatatatatatattcatatatatatatatatattttttgaaattgatTTGGTCCTTATATTCAGTTGAAGGCTACTCACATATCGTAATATACTATACTTCCTTTTAGCTAATTCTTAATTCTTTCCAGGATGCTAATTAGCATTAATAATGTTGACCATGGGTTTTTGTTCAAAAGCAGCgatatctattttaaagaaataaaaagcccttaaaatataatttataaaacagaactaccatatggaTCCTGAAACCTCACTTcggggtatatatccaaaggaaataaaatcactaccTCAAAGAGGTAGCTTCATTCCCATGTTCTTTGAGCATTATTCAGAGTAGCTAAAGTATGGAAACAACTGTGTGCTGACAcatgaatgcattaaaaaatgtggtgtgtgtgtgtgtttgtatagtAGAACACTATACACCCTTAGAAAGAAATCCTTCTATTTTTGACAACATGAATGACCTtggaggatatttaaaaaaatattttatttattcatgagagacacagagagagaggcagagacataggcagaggggaagcaggctccctgcagggagcctgatgcaggactggatcatgacctgagccgaagataggtgctcaaccactgagccacccaggcttcctgaaCTTGGAGGATAttattgctaaatgaaataagccagacacagataAATACTGCACGATCTCACTTATTTCTGGGATCTAAAAAAGTAGAACTCATAATAACAAGAGAGTAGGCAGTGTTACCAGGGCTGGGGAGTAAGAGCAATGACGAGATAttggtcaaaggtacaaactttcagttataagatgtaTAAGTTCTGCAGACCTAATGTGtagtatggtgactatagttaataataatgtattgtgtacttgaaatttgctaagagtagatctCAAGTGTTTTCCCCACACAGTCACATAAGAGAGCCATATAAGGTGGTGGATATGTTAATTCGCTTGACTGTGGTAATcacttcacaatgtatacataatACCAAAACATCACATCATATACCTtagatacatataatttttatttgacaactatacttcaataaagctagGGGGagagtgtaatttttaaaagaagaaatcaaaagcatCCTAAAAGGTATGAGAGGCTTTTCTTAAAAGGGAAGTCTAGgatcaatatatttttagttttacaaaGAAGtctcattatatttctattgcatTCACTtggttgtttgttgttgttgtttacagtACTTTACTTTTCTTAGAGTACTAACTATTGTGAGAATTCTTAACTATTCACTCACCAaaccaatcaaacaaacaaaaacaaaactctaaggCCAGTTAAAGTagttaatgttaaaatatttccttaaaggcacctttaaaagaaaatctaatttttcactcatccccttttcttcttccttgcttACAGAAAACAGGTAGAAATGATAATGTGAATAAGATTACCCTACATATAAACTACTGAGTTACTCAAATCTCTAACTAATAAAACAATCATCAAGTAGTTGGTACTCTGATcagcattttataaaacatttccagtCAGAAAATGCAAGGTTGACACTGTTCAAAGACAAGATTCATTTAACTTATCATTCTTGAATATGAagcctaaaaataataaaacagttaaATGCAAAGTAAATATCCTGCCAGAGAAGATGAAAATTTCCTAAGTATATTCACAGAAGTGTACTGTGAGAGTGATCAAATATGACAGTACACTAACTTAgcattatattgaaaatattgaaatttatcaaattcccccccaaaaaattcaGATCTTTTGTATGTACTAATAAATGTAAAGCACATCAAAacaactataaataaaaacagttaaaattttcCCTTAAGAAAGATTTCATAAATGTTTAAGTAGCAACTACAGAACAATAAACTACAACTTGAATGAGTGAAATCACAAACCTGAAATTGTGGAATTGTCATTTCAAAGCACTTGTTCTTTACTTGGCCTGAATGATCTGCCACTTTGAGCAACACTGCAACATAAGGATACTTAAGAGATCTGCAACTGTCGGAGCTCACAGCCATACCCAGTTTCCACTGAAAATCTACAAGCTGTAATGAAATATTACAGAACAATACATTGGTAATAACATTGTCATGGATGCAGATATTTACTCAATTTTACTGCTCTCACATTGAACTTTTAGTTTCAATGCTggtcatagaaaagaaaatatcttcattttaatattgCTAGGGGAACAATAATCAGAGGAAAATGGAGAGGCAATATGGGATATAAACAGAGTTGGACAACAACACTGTCATAATTACAATagtaaaacacacatgcacacacacacatcttcacCAGATGTATAATGGAAGTAGAAGGATGATGTGGTTTTCCCTTCATTTTGCTCCTACATTTAATGGGACTACAAGTGCTCTGTAGCCTCTCTCACCTCACTCACTTGAAAGTCCTAAAGTGGAAGATGAGTTACATACAATCTTCATATGTGACTAGGACCCAAACGGGAACCGTTCCAGTTTCCTTTCTCACCATGGTCCTCGACCTGAAGCCTTATACTAGCATAAGCACTAGGTGTTAGGTGGTTTTAGGTTTCATTACTGTTGATGATGAACACCTGTCAGGTGATGCGCTATGTAGTTTACATGTATTAAATGCCTCATTGAATCATCAACATTATAggctattatttccattttgcaaatgacaaaactgaATTTCAGAGAGCTTAGATAATGTGTGCAAGGTCACACATTTCTGTGATCAGAACTGAAACCAAAGTCTGACTCCAAAGATTGCATCCTTATTGATAATTGGCTGCCTTAATACTTTTAATCTAATTTCTATCAATGACTGCACGGTGTTGCGGGGGCATAAAACAGGATTGGATAAATGTAGCTCTTAATACTGACTAAAACATAAGTTGGTGAGTggaggaattttgttttttttcaaagcttaGACAAGTAAATGGTACACAGCAGCCACTCATGAAAAATACTTGTTGGTTAATACTTATTGCTACCAAATTAATTCTGATAGGGCAAAAGGCTTTGtttattaataaatcttttttaaaataaaataaaataaaataaaataaaataaaataaaataaaataaaataaaataaaataaaataaaataaaataaaatttgggatcTTTTTTAAACAAGACTTATTTATATACTACCTACAAGATGTGCTCTAGAGGTAAGAAGGCAAACAGActaaaaatgaagggatggaaaaagatattccatgaaatggaaaccaaagaaagctgggatagctACAggtaatatcagacaaaatagactttaaaacaaagactataataagaaacaagcaaattacataatgaaaaaggggtcaatccaacaagaagatacaatgtgtaaatatttatgtacccaaaataggagcacctaaataaacaaagcaaatattaacag is part of the Canis lupus dingo isolate Sandy chromosome 22, ASM325472v2, whole genome shotgun sequence genome and encodes:
- the COMMD6 gene encoding COMM domain-containing protein 6 isoform X5, yielding MEHHQYLRSPPQALSQSNLSLFSSIQLVDFQWKLGMAVSSDSCRSLKYPYVAVLLKVADHSGQVKNKCFEMTIPQFQNFYRQFKEIAAVIETV
- the COMMD6 gene encoding COMM domain-containing protein 6 isoform X3, coding for MEGCSEPRLDAKSELVDFQWKLGMAVSSDSCRSLKYPYVAVLLKVADHSGQVKNKCFEMTIPQFQNFYRQFKEIAAVIETV
- the COMMD6 gene encoding COMM domain-containing protein 6 isoform X6 → MAVSSDSCRSLKYPYVAVLLKVADHSGQVKNKCFEMTIPQFQNFYRQFKEIAAVIETV
- the COMMD6 gene encoding COMM domain-containing protein 6 isoform X2 is translated as MEGCSEPRLDAKSEVTNQLVDFQWKLGMAVSSDSCRSLKYPYVAVLLKVADHSGQVKNKCFEMTIPQFQILFIYSWKTQRETET
- the COMMD6 gene encoding COMM domain-containing protein 6 isoform X1 gives rise to the protein MEGCSEPRLDAKSEVTNQLVDFQWKLGMAVSSDSCRSLKYPYVAVLLKVADHSGQVKNKCFEMTIPQFQNFYRQFKEIAAVIETV
- the COMMD6 gene encoding COMM domain-containing protein 6 isoform X4 yields the protein MEGCSEPRLDAKSELVDFQWKLGMAVSSDSCRSLKYPYVAVLLKVADHSGQVKNKCFEMTIPQFQILFIYSWKTQRETET